Proteins encoded in a region of the Balaenoptera ricei isolate mBalRic1 chromosome 19, mBalRic1.hap2, whole genome shotgun sequence genome:
- the ADAT1 gene encoding tRNA-specific adenosine deaminase 1 isoform X1 — translation MWTADEIAQLCYEHYESRLPKQGKPEPNREWTLLAAVVKIQPTADQACDRPDRRVQVTKEVVSMGTGTKCIGQSKMRKSGDILNDSHAEVIARRSFQRYLLHQLHLAASLKEDSIFVPGTQRELWKLRPDLLFVFFSSHTPCGDASIIPMLQFEDQPCCPVSRDWANNPSVEAGDNLEASEDKRKCEDSDSPVTKKMRLEPRTPDGMAHHQSFGNQESGPNSPDVSSSNLTAEEPAAVTGMAPGGAKVVDVYRTGAKCVPGEAGDSGKPGAAYHRVGLLRVKPGRGDRTCSMSCSDKLARWNVLGCQGALLMHFLEEPIYLSAVVIGKCPYSQEAMQRALIGRCQNVSALPEGFGVQEVKIQQSDLLFEQSRCAVQAKKAENQGRLVPCGAAISWSAVPEQPLDVTANGFPQGTTKKGIGRLQARSRISKVELFRSFQKLLSSISEDKWPDSLRVQKPVTYHKYKEAASTYQRAWSTLRKQAFGSWIRNPPDYQQFK, via the exons ATGTGGACCGCGGATGAGATTGCGCAGCTGTGTTATGAGCACTATGAGAGCAGGCTGCCCAAGCAAGGGAAGCCTGAGCCCAACCGCGAGTGGACGTTGCTCGCAGCCGTGGTGAAGATACAACCTACAGCTGACCAGGCCTGCGACCGCCCTGACAGACGGGTGCAAG tgacAAAGGAAGTTGTCTCAATGGGAACAGGAACCAAATGCATAGGCCAGTCCAAAATGAGGAAGAGCG GAGACATCCTCAATGATAGCCATGCTGAGGTCATAGCCAGAAGGAGTTTCCAAAG GTACCTTCTCCATCAGCTCCACTTGGCAGCCAGCCTGAAAGAGGATAGCATCTTTGTCCCAGGAACTCAGAGAGAACTGTGGAAACTCAGACCAGACctcttgtttgtgtttttctccagCCATACACCCT GTGGGGATGCCTCCATCATTCCAATGCTTCAGTTTGAAGATCAGCCTTGCTGTCCTGTCAGTAGAGATTGGGCCAATAACCCATCAGTAGAAGCTGGTGATAACCTAGAAGCTTCTGAAGATAAAAGGAAATGTGAAGACTCAGATAGTCCTGTGACCAAAAAGATGAGGCTTGAGCCCAGGACTCCTGATGGTATGGCTCACCATCAGAGTTTTGGCAACCAGGAAAGTGGCCCTAATTCACCAGATGTCAGCAGCTCTAATCTCACTGCAGAGGAACCAGCCGCTGTCACTGGAATGGCCCCCGGTGGCGCCAAAGTGGTGGACGTTTATAGAACTGGAGCCAAGTGTGTGCCTGGAGAAGCTGGAGACTCAGGGAAACCTGGTGCTGCCTATCACCGGGTGGGGCTGCTCCGAGTGAAGCCAGGCCGGGGGGACAGGACTTGCTCCATGTCCTGCAGTGACAAGCTGGCACGGTGGAACGTCCTCGGATGCCAGGGGGCACTGCTGATGCACTTCCTGGAAGAGCCCATCTACCTGTCAGCTGTGGTCATTGGGAAGTGCCCGTACAGCCAGGAGGCCATGCAGAGAGCACTGATTGGGAG GTGTCAGAATGTCTCAGCTTTACCCGAAGGCTTTGGAGTTCAAGAAGTGAAAATACAGCAGTCAGATTTACTATTTGAACAGAGCCGCTGTGCAGTACAGGCAAAAAAGGCTGAGAACCAAGGCCGACTTGTTCCTTGTGGGGCAG CCATCAGCTGGAGTGCAGTTCCTGAGCAGCCACTGGATGTCACCGCCAATGGCTTTCCGCAGGGAACAACAAAGAAAGGAATCGGACGCCTTCAAGCCAG ATCCCGAATCAGCAAAGTAGAGCTCTTTAGATCATTCCAGAAGCTGCTAAGCAGTATTTCAGAGGACAAGTGGCCAGACTCCCTCAG
- the LOC132353423 gene encoding large ribosomal subunit protein uL16-like, which yields RLQTGMRGAFGKPQGTVARVHIGQVIMSICTKLQNKEHVIEALRRAKFKFPGRQKIHISKKWGFTKFNADEFENMVAEKRLIPDGCGVKYIPNRGPLDKLRALHS from the coding sequence AGGCTCCAGACAGGTATGCGTGGTGCCTTTGGAAAGCCTCAGGGCACAGTGGCCAGGGTCCACATTGGCCAGGTCATAATGTCCATCTGCACCAAGCTGCAGAACAAGGAGCATGTGATTGAGGCCCTCCGCAGGGCCAAGTTCAAGTTCCCTGGCCGCCAGAAGATCCACATCTCCAAGAAGTGGGGATTTACTAAGTTTAATGCAGATGAATTTGAAAACATGGTGGCAGAAAAGCGGCTCATCCCAGATGGCTGTGGGGTCAAGTACATCCCTAATCGTGGCCCCCTGGACAAATTGCGGGCCCTGCACTCGTGA
- the ADAT1 gene encoding tRNA-specific adenosine deaminase 1 isoform X6, producing the protein MWTADEIAQLCYEHYESRLPKQGKPEPNREWTLLAAVVKIQPTADQACDRPDRRVQVTKEVVSMGTGTKCIGQSKMRKSGDILNDSHAEVIARRSFQRYLLHQLHLAASLKEDSIFVPGTQRELWKLRPDLLFVFFSSHTPCGDASIIPMLQFEDQPCCPVSRDWANNPSVEAGDNLEASEDKRKCEDSDSPVTKKMRLEPRTPDGMAHHQSFGNQESGPNSPDVSSSNLTAEEPAAVTGMAPGGAKVVDVYRTGAKCVPGEAGDSGKPGAAYHRVGLLRVKPGRGDRTCSMSCSDKLARWNVLGCQGALLMHFLEEPIYLSAVVIGKCPYSQEAMQRALIGRCQNVSALPEGFGVQEVKIQQSDLLFEQSRCAVQAKKAENQGRLVPCGAAISWSAVPEQPLDVTANGFPQGTTKKGIGRLQAR; encoded by the exons ATGTGGACCGCGGATGAGATTGCGCAGCTGTGTTATGAGCACTATGAGAGCAGGCTGCCCAAGCAAGGGAAGCCTGAGCCCAACCGCGAGTGGACGTTGCTCGCAGCCGTGGTGAAGATACAACCTACAGCTGACCAGGCCTGCGACCGCCCTGACAGACGGGTGCAAG tgacAAAGGAAGTTGTCTCAATGGGAACAGGAACCAAATGCATAGGCCAGTCCAAAATGAGGAAGAGCG GAGACATCCTCAATGATAGCCATGCTGAGGTCATAGCCAGAAGGAGTTTCCAAAG GTACCTTCTCCATCAGCTCCACTTGGCAGCCAGCCTGAAAGAGGATAGCATCTTTGTCCCAGGAACTCAGAGAGAACTGTGGAAACTCAGACCAGACctcttgtttgtgtttttctccagCCATACACCCT GTGGGGATGCCTCCATCATTCCAATGCTTCAGTTTGAAGATCAGCCTTGCTGTCCTGTCAGTAGAGATTGGGCCAATAACCCATCAGTAGAAGCTGGTGATAACCTAGAAGCTTCTGAAGATAAAAGGAAATGTGAAGACTCAGATAGTCCTGTGACCAAAAAGATGAGGCTTGAGCCCAGGACTCCTGATGGTATGGCTCACCATCAGAGTTTTGGCAACCAGGAAAGTGGCCCTAATTCACCAGATGTCAGCAGCTCTAATCTCACTGCAGAGGAACCAGCCGCTGTCACTGGAATGGCCCCCGGTGGCGCCAAAGTGGTGGACGTTTATAGAACTGGAGCCAAGTGTGTGCCTGGAGAAGCTGGAGACTCAGGGAAACCTGGTGCTGCCTATCACCGGGTGGGGCTGCTCCGAGTGAAGCCAGGCCGGGGGGACAGGACTTGCTCCATGTCCTGCAGTGACAAGCTGGCACGGTGGAACGTCCTCGGATGCCAGGGGGCACTGCTGATGCACTTCCTGGAAGAGCCCATCTACCTGTCAGCTGTGGTCATTGGGAAGTGCCCGTACAGCCAGGAGGCCATGCAGAGAGCACTGATTGGGAG GTGTCAGAATGTCTCAGCTTTACCCGAAGGCTTTGGAGTTCAAGAAGTGAAAATACAGCAGTCAGATTTACTATTTGAACAGAGCCGCTGTGCAGTACAGGCAAAAAAGGCTGAGAACCAAGGCCGACTTGTTCCTTGTGGGGCAG CCATCAGCTGGAGTGCAGTTCCTGAGCAGCCACTGGATGTCACCGCCAATGGCTTTCCGCAGGGAACAACAAAGAAAGGAATCGGACGCCTTCAAGCCAG atGA
- the ADAT1 gene encoding tRNA-specific adenosine deaminase 1 isoform X2, with amino-acid sequence MWTADEIAQLCYEHYESRLPKQGKPEPNREWTLLAAVVKIQPTADQACDRPDRRVQVTKEVVSMGTGTKCIGQSKMRKSGDILNDSHAEVIARRSFQRYLLHQLHLAASLKEDSIFVPGTQRELWKLRPDLLFVFFSSHTPCGDASIIPMLQFEDQPCCPVSRDWANNPSVEAGDNLEASEDKRKCEDSDSPVTKKMRLEPRTPDGMAHHQSFGNQESGPNSPDVSSSNLTAEEPAAVTGMAPGGAKVVDVYRTGAKCVPGEAGDSGKPGAAYHRVGLLRVKPGRGDRTCSMSCSDKLARWNVLGCQGALLMHFLEEPIYLSAVVIGKCPYSQEAMQRALIGRCQNVSALPEGFGVQEVKIQQSDLLFEQSRCAVQAKKAENQGRLVPCGAAISWSAVPEQPLDVTANGFPQGTTKKGIGRLQARWILNHCTTREVLQNIFINTIRNPAPISSHSPSSSPALRIHRSTFCLYGFTYSKLFTT; translated from the exons ATGTGGACCGCGGATGAGATTGCGCAGCTGTGTTATGAGCACTATGAGAGCAGGCTGCCCAAGCAAGGGAAGCCTGAGCCCAACCGCGAGTGGACGTTGCTCGCAGCCGTGGTGAAGATACAACCTACAGCTGACCAGGCCTGCGACCGCCCTGACAGACGGGTGCAAG tgacAAAGGAAGTTGTCTCAATGGGAACAGGAACCAAATGCATAGGCCAGTCCAAAATGAGGAAGAGCG GAGACATCCTCAATGATAGCCATGCTGAGGTCATAGCCAGAAGGAGTTTCCAAAG GTACCTTCTCCATCAGCTCCACTTGGCAGCCAGCCTGAAAGAGGATAGCATCTTTGTCCCAGGAACTCAGAGAGAACTGTGGAAACTCAGACCAGACctcttgtttgtgtttttctccagCCATACACCCT GTGGGGATGCCTCCATCATTCCAATGCTTCAGTTTGAAGATCAGCCTTGCTGTCCTGTCAGTAGAGATTGGGCCAATAACCCATCAGTAGAAGCTGGTGATAACCTAGAAGCTTCTGAAGATAAAAGGAAATGTGAAGACTCAGATAGTCCTGTGACCAAAAAGATGAGGCTTGAGCCCAGGACTCCTGATGGTATGGCTCACCATCAGAGTTTTGGCAACCAGGAAAGTGGCCCTAATTCACCAGATGTCAGCAGCTCTAATCTCACTGCAGAGGAACCAGCCGCTGTCACTGGAATGGCCCCCGGTGGCGCCAAAGTGGTGGACGTTTATAGAACTGGAGCCAAGTGTGTGCCTGGAGAAGCTGGAGACTCAGGGAAACCTGGTGCTGCCTATCACCGGGTGGGGCTGCTCCGAGTGAAGCCAGGCCGGGGGGACAGGACTTGCTCCATGTCCTGCAGTGACAAGCTGGCACGGTGGAACGTCCTCGGATGCCAGGGGGCACTGCTGATGCACTTCCTGGAAGAGCCCATCTACCTGTCAGCTGTGGTCATTGGGAAGTGCCCGTACAGCCAGGAGGCCATGCAGAGAGCACTGATTGGGAG GTGTCAGAATGTCTCAGCTTTACCCGAAGGCTTTGGAGTTCAAGAAGTGAAAATACAGCAGTCAGATTTACTATTTGAACAGAGCCGCTGTGCAGTACAGGCAAAAAAGGCTGAGAACCAAGGCCGACTTGTTCCTTGTGGGGCAG CCATCAGCTGGAGTGCAGTTCCTGAGCAGCCACTGGATGTCACCGCCAATGGCTTTCCGCAGGGAACAACAAAGAAAGGAATCGGACGCCTTCAAGCCAG atggattcttaaccactgcaccaccagggaagtcctccagaacattttcatcaacacgATAAGAAACCCCGcacctattagcagtcactccccatcctctTCTCCAGCCCTTCGCATCCacagatctactttctgtctctatggatttacctattctaaaCTTTTCACTacatga
- the ADAT1 gene encoding tRNA-specific adenosine deaminase 1 isoform X3 — protein sequence MWTADEIAQLCYEHYESRLPKQGKPEPNREWTLLAAVVKIQPTADQACDRPDRRVQVTKEVVSMGTGTKCIGQSKMRKSGDILNDSHAEVIARRSFQRYLLHQLHLAASLKEDSIFVPGTQRELWKLRPDLLFVFFSSHTPCGDASIIPMLQFEDQPCCPVSRDWANNPSVEAGDNLEASEDKRKCEDSDSPVTKKMRLEPRTPDGMAHHQSFGNQESGPNSPDVSSSNLTAEEPAAVTGMAPGGAKVVDVYRTGAKCVPGEAGDSGKPGAAYHRVGLLRVKPGRGDRTCSMSCSDKLARWNVLGCQGALLMHFLEEPIYLSAVVIGKCPYSQEAMQRALIGRCQNVSALPEGFGVQEVKIQQSDLLFEQSRCAVQAKKAENQGRLVPCGAAISWSAVPEQPLDVTANGFPQGTTKKGIGRLQARLSLVAASGGYSSLCAGFSWWLLLLRSMGSRCVGFSRCSRRAQ from the exons ATGTGGACCGCGGATGAGATTGCGCAGCTGTGTTATGAGCACTATGAGAGCAGGCTGCCCAAGCAAGGGAAGCCTGAGCCCAACCGCGAGTGGACGTTGCTCGCAGCCGTGGTGAAGATACAACCTACAGCTGACCAGGCCTGCGACCGCCCTGACAGACGGGTGCAAG tgacAAAGGAAGTTGTCTCAATGGGAACAGGAACCAAATGCATAGGCCAGTCCAAAATGAGGAAGAGCG GAGACATCCTCAATGATAGCCATGCTGAGGTCATAGCCAGAAGGAGTTTCCAAAG GTACCTTCTCCATCAGCTCCACTTGGCAGCCAGCCTGAAAGAGGATAGCATCTTTGTCCCAGGAACTCAGAGAGAACTGTGGAAACTCAGACCAGACctcttgtttgtgtttttctccagCCATACACCCT GTGGGGATGCCTCCATCATTCCAATGCTTCAGTTTGAAGATCAGCCTTGCTGTCCTGTCAGTAGAGATTGGGCCAATAACCCATCAGTAGAAGCTGGTGATAACCTAGAAGCTTCTGAAGATAAAAGGAAATGTGAAGACTCAGATAGTCCTGTGACCAAAAAGATGAGGCTTGAGCCCAGGACTCCTGATGGTATGGCTCACCATCAGAGTTTTGGCAACCAGGAAAGTGGCCCTAATTCACCAGATGTCAGCAGCTCTAATCTCACTGCAGAGGAACCAGCCGCTGTCACTGGAATGGCCCCCGGTGGCGCCAAAGTGGTGGACGTTTATAGAACTGGAGCCAAGTGTGTGCCTGGAGAAGCTGGAGACTCAGGGAAACCTGGTGCTGCCTATCACCGGGTGGGGCTGCTCCGAGTGAAGCCAGGCCGGGGGGACAGGACTTGCTCCATGTCCTGCAGTGACAAGCTGGCACGGTGGAACGTCCTCGGATGCCAGGGGGCACTGCTGATGCACTTCCTGGAAGAGCCCATCTACCTGTCAGCTGTGGTCATTGGGAAGTGCCCGTACAGCCAGGAGGCCATGCAGAGAGCACTGATTGGGAG GTGTCAGAATGTCTCAGCTTTACCCGAAGGCTTTGGAGTTCAAGAAGTGAAAATACAGCAGTCAGATTTACTATTTGAACAGAGCCGCTGTGCAGTACAGGCAAAAAAGGCTGAGAACCAAGGCCGACTTGTTCCTTGTGGGGCAG CCATCAGCTGGAGTGCAGTTCCTGAGCAGCCACTGGATGTCACCGCCAATGGCTTTCCGCAGGGAACAACAAAGAAAGGAATCGGACGCCTTCAAGCCAG gctttctctagttgcggcaagcggaggctactcttcattgtgtgcaggcttctcgtggtggcttctcttgttgcggagcatgggttctaggtgcgtgggcttcagtaggtgcagCAGACGGGCTCAGTAG
- the ADAT1 gene encoding tRNA-specific adenosine deaminase 1 isoform X5, with protein sequence MWTADEIAQLCYEHYESRLPKQGKPEPNREWTLLAAVVKIQPTADQACDRPDRRVQVTKEVVSMGTGTKCIGQSKMRKSGDILNDSHAEVIARRSFQRYLLHQLHLAASLKEDSIFVPGTQRELWKLRPDLLFVFFSSHTPCGDASIIPMLQFEDQPCCPVSRDWANNPSVEAGDNLEASEDKRKCEDSDSPVTKKMRLEPRTPDGMAHHQSFGNQESGPNSPDVSSSNLTAEEPAAVTGMAPGGAKVVDVYRTGAKCVPGEAGDSGKPGAAYHRVGLLRVKPGRGDRTCSMSCSDKLARWNVLGCQGALLMHFLEEPIYLSAVVIGKCPYSQEAMQRALIGRCQNVSALPEGFGVQEVKIQQSDLLFEQSRCAVQAKKAENQGRLVPCGAAISWSAVPEQPLDVTANGFPQGTTKKGIGRLQAR encoded by the exons ATGTGGACCGCGGATGAGATTGCGCAGCTGTGTTATGAGCACTATGAGAGCAGGCTGCCCAAGCAAGGGAAGCCTGAGCCCAACCGCGAGTGGACGTTGCTCGCAGCCGTGGTGAAGATACAACCTACAGCTGACCAGGCCTGCGACCGCCCTGACAGACGGGTGCAAG tgacAAAGGAAGTTGTCTCAATGGGAACAGGAACCAAATGCATAGGCCAGTCCAAAATGAGGAAGAGCG GAGACATCCTCAATGATAGCCATGCTGAGGTCATAGCCAGAAGGAGTTTCCAAAG GTACCTTCTCCATCAGCTCCACTTGGCAGCCAGCCTGAAAGAGGATAGCATCTTTGTCCCAGGAACTCAGAGAGAACTGTGGAAACTCAGACCAGACctcttgtttgtgtttttctccagCCATACACCCT GTGGGGATGCCTCCATCATTCCAATGCTTCAGTTTGAAGATCAGCCTTGCTGTCCTGTCAGTAGAGATTGGGCCAATAACCCATCAGTAGAAGCTGGTGATAACCTAGAAGCTTCTGAAGATAAAAGGAAATGTGAAGACTCAGATAGTCCTGTGACCAAAAAGATGAGGCTTGAGCCCAGGACTCCTGATGGTATGGCTCACCATCAGAGTTTTGGCAACCAGGAAAGTGGCCCTAATTCACCAGATGTCAGCAGCTCTAATCTCACTGCAGAGGAACCAGCCGCTGTCACTGGAATGGCCCCCGGTGGCGCCAAAGTGGTGGACGTTTATAGAACTGGAGCCAAGTGTGTGCCTGGAGAAGCTGGAGACTCAGGGAAACCTGGTGCTGCCTATCACCGGGTGGGGCTGCTCCGAGTGAAGCCAGGCCGGGGGGACAGGACTTGCTCCATGTCCTGCAGTGACAAGCTGGCACGGTGGAACGTCCTCGGATGCCAGGGGGCACTGCTGATGCACTTCCTGGAAGAGCCCATCTACCTGTCAGCTGTGGTCATTGGGAAGTGCCCGTACAGCCAGGAGGCCATGCAGAGAGCACTGATTGGGAG GTGTCAGAATGTCTCAGCTTTACCCGAAGGCTTTGGAGTTCAAGAAGTGAAAATACAGCAGTCAGATTTACTATTTGAACAGAGCCGCTGTGCAGTACAGGCAAAAAAGGCTGAGAACCAAGGCCGACTTGTTCCTTGTGGGGCAG CCATCAGCTGGAGTGCAGTTCCTGAGCAGCCACTGGATGTCACCGCCAATGGCTTTCCGCAGGGAACAACAAAGAAAGGAATCGGACGCCTTCAAGCCAG
- the ADAT1 gene encoding tRNA-specific adenosine deaminase 1 isoform X4, translated as MWTADEIAQLCYEHYESRLPKQGKPEPNREWTLLAAVVKIQPTADQACDRPDRRVQVTKEVVSMGTGTKCIGQSKMRKSGDILNDSHAEVIARRSFQRYLLHQLHLAASLKEDSIFVPGTQRELWKLRPDLLFVFFSSHTPCGDASIIPMLQFEDQPCCPVSRDWANNPSVEAGDNLEASEDKRKCEDSDSPVTKKMRLEPRTPDGMAHHQSFGNQESGPNSPDVSSSNLTAEEPAAVTGMAPGGAKVVDVYRTGAKCVPGEAGDSGKPGAAYHRVGLLRVKPGRGDRTCSMSCSDKLARWNVLGCQGALLMHFLEEPIYLSAVVIGKCPYSQEAMQRALIGRCQNVSALPEGFGVQEVKIQQSDLLFEQSRCAVQAKKAENQGRLVPCGAAISWSAVPEQPLDVTANGFPQGTTKKGIGRLQARTLSQSSAPRQE; from the exons ATGTGGACCGCGGATGAGATTGCGCAGCTGTGTTATGAGCACTATGAGAGCAGGCTGCCCAAGCAAGGGAAGCCTGAGCCCAACCGCGAGTGGACGTTGCTCGCAGCCGTGGTGAAGATACAACCTACAGCTGACCAGGCCTGCGACCGCCCTGACAGACGGGTGCAAG tgacAAAGGAAGTTGTCTCAATGGGAACAGGAACCAAATGCATAGGCCAGTCCAAAATGAGGAAGAGCG GAGACATCCTCAATGATAGCCATGCTGAGGTCATAGCCAGAAGGAGTTTCCAAAG GTACCTTCTCCATCAGCTCCACTTGGCAGCCAGCCTGAAAGAGGATAGCATCTTTGTCCCAGGAACTCAGAGAGAACTGTGGAAACTCAGACCAGACctcttgtttgtgtttttctccagCCATACACCCT GTGGGGATGCCTCCATCATTCCAATGCTTCAGTTTGAAGATCAGCCTTGCTGTCCTGTCAGTAGAGATTGGGCCAATAACCCATCAGTAGAAGCTGGTGATAACCTAGAAGCTTCTGAAGATAAAAGGAAATGTGAAGACTCAGATAGTCCTGTGACCAAAAAGATGAGGCTTGAGCCCAGGACTCCTGATGGTATGGCTCACCATCAGAGTTTTGGCAACCAGGAAAGTGGCCCTAATTCACCAGATGTCAGCAGCTCTAATCTCACTGCAGAGGAACCAGCCGCTGTCACTGGAATGGCCCCCGGTGGCGCCAAAGTGGTGGACGTTTATAGAACTGGAGCCAAGTGTGTGCCTGGAGAAGCTGGAGACTCAGGGAAACCTGGTGCTGCCTATCACCGGGTGGGGCTGCTCCGAGTGAAGCCAGGCCGGGGGGACAGGACTTGCTCCATGTCCTGCAGTGACAAGCTGGCACGGTGGAACGTCCTCGGATGCCAGGGGGCACTGCTGATGCACTTCCTGGAAGAGCCCATCTACCTGTCAGCTGTGGTCATTGGGAAGTGCCCGTACAGCCAGGAGGCCATGCAGAGAGCACTGATTGGGAG GTGTCAGAATGTCTCAGCTTTACCCGAAGGCTTTGGAGTTCAAGAAGTGAAAATACAGCAGTCAGATTTACTATTTGAACAGAGCCGCTGTGCAGTACAGGCAAAAAAGGCTGAGAACCAAGGCCGACTTGTTCCTTGTGGGGCAG CCATCAGCTGGAGTGCAGTTCCTGAGCAGCCACTGGATGTCACCGCCAATGGCTTTCCGCAGGGAACAACAAAGAAAGGAATCGGACGCCTTCAAGCCAG